The proteins below are encoded in one region of Brachyspira intermedia PWS/A:
- a CDS encoding type 1 glutamine amidotransferase domain-containing protein translates to MKALIITDNFFEDSELFYPYFRLVEEGIEVDIAALNKGEIKGEYFFKVEAKLDFSEVDPSNYKALIIPGGRAPEAIRGNENVKKIIKYFVDNNLTIGAICHGQQTLISAKVLEGKDATCYIGIRDDLMNAKANYKDEKVVVCGNIITSRCPDDLPYFAKEIIKKLK, encoded by the coding sequence ATGAAAGCATTGATTATTACAGATAATTTTTTTGAGGATTCAGAATTATTTTATCCATACTTCAGACTTGTAGAGGAAGGCATTGAAGTTGATATAGCAGCTTTAAATAAAGGCGAGATTAAAGGAGAATATTTTTTCAAAGTTGAAGCAAAATTAGATTTCTCAGAAGTAGACCCTTCAAATTATAAAGCATTAATAATACCCGGCGGAAGAGCACCTGAAGCTATAAGAGGAAATGAAAACGTAAAGAAAATAATTAAATACTTTGTTGATAATAATCTTACTATAGGAGCTATTTGTCATGGACAGCAAACTTTAATATCAGCAAAAGTATTAGAAGGAAAAGATGCTACTTGCTATATAGGCATAAGAGATGATTTGATGAATGCCAAAGCTAATTATAAAGATGAAAAAGTTGTGGTATGCGGAAATATTATAACTTCAAGATGTCCTGATGATTTACCATATTTCGCTAAAGAGATAATAAAAAAATTAAAATAA